In Rhodococcus qingshengii JCM 15477, the sequence CGAGGTGGGGCAGTGCGTAGCCCGGGGACTTCGGCGAACCGAACGCGAGCAGTGCCTGACCGATCGCAGTGGTCTCGGCGCGGCGTCGACCACCGACACGCGTCGGCACTGCGGCGGCGAGGCGTCCGCCGATCTTCTCCATGTAGACCACATCGGGCCCGTCGAGGATGCCGAGGTGAACCACGAATCCGGTGACTCGGTAGAGCTCGTGGAGAAGCGGCATGGCTGCAGCGTGGAGGCGGTCCTGATGAACCGCGAGCGATCCCAGTTCGACGAGGCGCATACCGAGTTCGTAGTCACGGCCGTCGCGACGCAGCCAACGCATCGAGACGAGACGTTCGAGCATGCGGTGGGCAGACGAGCGGGGAAGGCCTGTGCTCCGAACGACTTGAGCGAGCGTCAACCTGCCGGGACCGTCGAAGGCGTCGAGAACCAGCGAGACGCGATCGAGAATTGCTGTCGGGGCCGAATCGGCGCCTAAAGCATCCACAGCCTGCAGTGTCATCGTGTACCTCACTTCTCTTAGAGCTCCACAACCAGTGAACTGGCTATTTCAATTAGAAATAG encodes:
- a CDS encoding IclR family transcriptional regulator, whose amino-acid sequence is MTLQAVDALGADSAPTAILDRVSLVLDAFDGPGRLTLAQVVRSTGLPRSSAHRMLERLVSMRWLRRDGRDYELGMRLVELGSLAVHQDRLHAAAMPLLHELYRVTGFVVHLGILDGPDVVYMEKIGGRLAAAVPTRVGGRRRAETTAIGQALLAFGSPKSPGYALPHLARIRESGVAFESGNGLPGFSCLAAPIGPIGRAVAAVSICAPSKALRLDHVSAAPVRMAAAAIWRGIDGGSLSVTPTLQRRHLLRNMPTAAGA